In one window of Meiothermus sp. DNA:
- a CDS encoding LCP family protein, with protein sequence MRRIVPLLVLLLLAGAAWWAYPLLQPLLRFGALPRNLEQPLTVLVLGVAPEYKYYHQRAPEDFRGLSDVNLLVRFDPKAKRVAVLSIPRDVYVRIPGYGWYIINHANKFGGPELTKQVVTDLTGVEIDAYVAVSVEAIRNGVDALGGITVCVEKPMQYRDTAAKLDINLEPGCQHLNGVQAEGYLRFRHDALGDIGRIQRQQAFFNALKQQLLTPAGLLRIPQAIASVEQNIRTDLTRDQIASLMGFAAQQPQLVSLLTPGQFGQGWEVNRAELGKLVQRYFGDTPTTSQATLEDLRGQQAVVLYTAPQEAAAIEMRRKLRELGLRVLLREVESAPPQSEVLSNGAIELAQVLGEAIGMPSRVSGEAVLYADLTVRIGADFTSPNGQNQ encoded by the coding sequence ATGCGGCGTATCGTTCCCTTGTTGGTTTTGCTTTTACTGGCCGGAGCGGCCTGGTGGGCCTATCCTCTATTGCAACCTCTTTTGCGCTTTGGCGCATTACCGCGCAATCTGGAGCAGCCTCTCACGGTGTTGGTGCTGGGGGTGGCGCCTGAGTACAAGTACTACCACCAGCGCGCCCCGGAAGACTTTCGCGGCCTCTCCGACGTAAATCTGTTGGTGCGCTTTGACCCCAAGGCCAAACGCGTCGCGGTGCTCTCCATTCCCAGAGACGTCTACGTGCGTATCCCCGGCTATGGCTGGTACATCATCAACCACGCCAATAAATTTGGCGGCCCCGAGCTGACCAAGCAGGTCGTCACCGACCTCACAGGCGTTGAGATTGACGCTTATGTAGCCGTAAGCGTAGAGGCTATCCGCAATGGCGTGGATGCGCTGGGCGGTATTACGGTTTGTGTGGAAAAGCCCATGCAGTACCGGGATACCGCCGCCAAGCTGGACATCAACCTGGAGCCGGGCTGCCAGCACTTGAATGGTGTACAGGCCGAAGGGTATCTGCGTTTTCGCCACGATGCCCTGGGCGATATTGGTCGCATACAGCGGCAACAGGCTTTCTTTAACGCCCTCAAGCAACAGTTGTTGACGCCAGCCGGCTTGTTGCGCATTCCCCAGGCCATTGCCAGTGTGGAGCAGAACATCCGTACCGACCTCACCCGCGATCAGATAGCCAGTCTGATGGGTTTCGCGGCCCAGCAGCCCCAGCTGGTTTCCCTGTTGACTCCCGGCCAGTTCGGCCAGGGCTGGGAGGTCAACCGGGCCGAACTGGGCAAGCTGGTGCAGCGCTACTTTGGCGACACACCCACAACCTCTCAGGCCACCCTCGAGGACTTACGAGGACAGCAGGCCGTAGTACTCTACACGGCCCCTCAAGAGGCCGCCGCCATCGAGATGCGCCGCAAGCTTCGCGAACTGGGGCTGCGGGTGCTGTTGCGCGAAGTGGAGAGTGCCCCCCCACAAAGCGAGGTGTTATCCAATGGTGCTATTGAGCTGGCCCAGGTGCTGGGAGAAGCCATCGGGATGCCCTCGAGGGTCTCGGGGGAGGCCGTTTTGTATGCCGATCTGACTGTACGTATTGGTGCCGACTTCACCAGCCCCAATGGTCAAAACCAGTAG
- a CDS encoding septum formation initiator family protein, producing MERPIHRFLHLIFALGTLHLLVLFGLEVQRYFQTRHDIAAAQIRLEELEQRNQKLSDELQLAADARYREGLVRQMGYVHKDELLYLRAQPKAAPAPNSSN from the coding sequence GTGGAGAGGCCAATTCATCGCTTCTTGCATTTGATTTTTGCGCTTGGAACGCTGCATTTGTTGGTTTTGTTTGGTCTAGAAGTACAGCGTTACTTTCAAACCCGGCACGACATTGCAGCTGCCCAAATTCGTTTGGAGGAGCTCGAGCAGCGCAACCAAAAACTAAGCGACGAGCTTCAGCTAGCTGCCGATGCCCGCTACCGTGAAGGGCTCGTGCGACAGATGGGCTATGTCCACAAGGATGAGCTGCTCTACTTGCGCGCGCAGCCCAAAGCGGCCCCAGCCCCCAACTCTTCTAACTGA
- a CDS encoding leucyl aminopeptidase, whose protein sequence is MELSLKSARRFVDEIPVSLVVVGVWGGELSEEGQRLDGKFRKALTKLMDELHFKGEFGETLLVPLGTRRAEEKGPGFTLLFGLGKKRGVSLETVRKAGAKLVQEIARLGFKEAVTETFLSEKLGKKEASYALAEGALLGGYAWNKYKTSSPTGKRSEKLRLWLARSSGPAVDRAEVVAEAVNYARDLVNEPPNILTPAELASRASQMARELGLEVEIWDERQIQQAGMGAFYGVAQGSVNPPRFIQLTYKPQNPAERTIALVGKGLTFDTGGYSLKPSESQITMKCDMAGAAAVLGAMRAIARLQPSVEVRAYVAAAENMISGAAYRVSDVLKSLSGKTIEVLNTDAEGRLTLADAITYADRQGAEAIVELSTLTGACVIALGEKVAGLFSNDARWGREVQEAAERAGEKVWPLPMEDEYLEALKSDTADLKNTHGRSRYAGAINAALFLGQFTEKPLVHLDIAGPAYSEKSHPLGPAGGTGFGVRTLVELLGV, encoded by the coding sequence ATGGAACTTTCACTAAAGTCTGCACGGCGCTTCGTAGACGAGATTCCTGTATCGCTGGTAGTGGTGGGGGTATGGGGGGGTGAGCTGAGCGAGGAAGGGCAAAGGCTGGATGGCAAATTTCGCAAAGCCCTCACCAAGTTGATGGACGAACTCCATTTCAAGGGGGAGTTCGGCGAGACTTTGCTGGTTCCACTGGGCACAAGGCGCGCCGAAGAGAAAGGCCCTGGCTTTACCCTGCTGTTTGGTCTGGGCAAAAAACGCGGGGTCAGCCTGGAAACCGTCCGCAAGGCCGGCGCTAAGCTGGTGCAGGAAATTGCCCGACTGGGCTTCAAGGAGGCTGTTACCGAAACCTTTCTCTCGGAGAAATTAGGCAAAAAGGAAGCCAGCTATGCCCTGGCCGAAGGGGCTTTGCTGGGCGGCTATGCTTGGAACAAATACAAGACCAGCAGCCCTACCGGGAAGCGGAGTGAAAAACTACGCCTATGGCTGGCCCGCTCTTCGGGGCCGGCTGTGGACCGGGCGGAAGTTGTGGCCGAGGCGGTCAATTACGCCCGCGACCTGGTTAACGAGCCTCCCAACATCCTGACCCCGGCAGAACTGGCCAGTCGTGCCAGCCAAATGGCCCGGGAGCTGGGGCTCGAGGTGGAGATTTGGGATGAGCGCCAGATCCAGCAGGCCGGCATGGGGGCTTTTTACGGGGTGGCCCAGGGTTCGGTCAATCCGCCCCGGTTTATCCAGCTGACCTATAAGCCGCAAAACCCAGCAGAGCGCACGATTGCCCTGGTGGGTAAAGGACTGACCTTTGACACCGGCGGCTACTCCCTCAAGCCCTCGGAGAGCCAGATCACCATGAAGTGCGATATGGCCGGGGCAGCGGCAGTACTGGGGGCCATGCGGGCCATTGCCAGGCTACAACCGTCGGTAGAAGTGAGGGCCTATGTGGCCGCCGCGGAGAACATGATCTCTGGTGCGGCCTACCGGGTCTCTGATGTGCTCAAGAGCCTTTCGGGCAAAACCATCGAAGTTCTCAACACCGATGCCGAAGGCCGCCTGACCCTGGCCGACGCTATCACCTATGCCGATCGGCAAGGGGCAGAGGCCATCGTCGAACTATCTACCCTGACCGGCGCTTGCGTGATTGCCCTGGGCGAAAAGGTGGCGGGCTTGTTTTCCAACGATGCCCGCTGGGGGCGCGAGGTGCAGGAGGCCGCCGAGCGAGCGGGTGAAAAAGTCTGGCCGCTGCCCATGGAAGACGAATACCTCGAGGCCCTCAAGTCCGACACCGCCGACCTGAAAAACACCCATGGGCGCAGCCGCTACGCCGGGGCCATCAATGCTGCATTGTTCCTGGGCCAGTTTACCGAAAAGCCCCTGGTGCACCTGGATATTGCCGGCCCAGCCTACAGCGAAAAAAGCCACCCACTGGGCCCGGCGGGGGGTACAGGCTTTGGGGTTCGCACCCTGGTTGAATTGCTGGGGGTGTAA
- the aspS gene encoding aspartate--tRNA(Asn) ligase, translated as MSRTLASQVAQHVGQTVTLQGFLHWKRDLGGIQFALLRDKSGIVQVVVDKRFELPLAESSMKVVGQVVANPKAPGGYEVIAEDLEFYAKASEPSPIEIPKEEWRVNPETLLEYRYVSLRGEKARAPLKIQAALVRGFRNYLDSQGFTEIFTPKIVSAGAEGGSNLFGIDYFEHRAYLAQSPQLYKQIMVGVYERVYEVAPVFRAEQHATSRHLNEYLSLDVEMGFIESEYDVMNLEEELLRAMLDEARHSAAAECKLLEVEWPNLADMPRLEHKEARRILREELGMPVGADFNEEAERALGAWAKEKWGVDFLFIAKYPEAARPFYAYPEGDGSTRGFDLLFRGLEITSGGQRIHRYETLVEQLKKKGNDPAHFAGYLEVFKFGMPPHGGFAIGAERLTQKLVGLPNVRYARAFPRDRHRLTP; from the coding sequence ATGTCCAGAACCCTCGCCAGCCAAGTTGCCCAACATGTGGGCCAGACCGTTACCCTGCAGGGTTTCCTGCACTGGAAGCGTGACTTAGGCGGTATCCAGTTTGCCCTCTTGCGCGACAAAAGTGGCATCGTGCAGGTGGTGGTGGATAAGCGTTTCGAGCTGCCTCTGGCCGAGTCCTCCATGAAGGTGGTGGGCCAGGTAGTTGCCAACCCCAAAGCGCCGGGAGGTTACGAGGTTATTGCAGAAGACCTCGAGTTCTACGCCAAAGCCAGCGAGCCCAGCCCCATTGAAATTCCCAAGGAGGAGTGGCGGGTCAACCCCGAGACGCTATTGGAGTACCGCTATGTGAGCTTGCGCGGAGAAAAAGCCCGGGCTCCCCTCAAAATTCAAGCTGCCCTGGTACGGGGTTTTCGCAACTACCTGGATAGCCAGGGCTTTACCGAGATTTTCACCCCCAAGATTGTCTCGGCAGGAGCCGAGGGGGGCAGCAACCTGTTTGGTATTGATTATTTTGAGCACCGGGCTTATCTGGCCCAGTCCCCCCAGCTCTACAAGCAGATTATGGTGGGGGTCTATGAACGCGTCTACGAGGTCGCACCAGTCTTTCGGGCCGAGCAACACGCCACCAGCCGCCACCTCAACGAGTATCTTTCGCTCGACGTAGAGATGGGCTTTATCGAGTCCGAATACGACGTGATGAACCTCGAGGAAGAGCTCCTGCGGGCCATGCTGGACGAGGCCCGGCACAGCGCTGCGGCGGAGTGCAAACTTCTGGAGGTAGAGTGGCCCAACTTAGCCGATATGCCGCGCCTCGAGCACAAAGAAGCCCGTCGCATTTTGCGTGAGGAGCTAGGAATGCCGGTAGGGGCCGACTTCAACGAGGAAGCCGAGCGGGCCCTGGGGGCTTGGGCCAAGGAGAAATGGGGCGTGGACTTTCTATTTATTGCCAAATACCCCGAAGCCGCCCGACCCTTCTACGCCTATCCCGAGGGCGACGGATCTACTCGAGGCTTCGATTTGCTGTTCAGGGGGCTGGAGATTACCTCTGGCGGACAGCGTATCCATCGGTACGAAACCCTGGTTGAGCAACTCAAAAAGAAAGGCAACGACCCCGCCCACTTTGCGGGCTACCTGGAAGTGTTCAAGTTTGGTATGCCGCCACACGGCGGATTTGCCATCGGGGCCGAACGCCTCACGCAAAAGCTGGTCGGCCTGCCCAACGTGCGCTACGCGCGGGCCTTCCCCCGCGACCGGCACCGCCTCACGCCGTAA
- the polA gene encoding DNA polymerase I, producing MEQPTLFSSEASSAELPRPDRIWLVDGHHLAYRSYFAFEKLSTSRGEPTQAVFGFLRTLLKLLKEDGDCVIVVFDPPTRTFRHDAFEEYKAGRAPTPDDFHPQLEKIKELVDLLGLRRLEVPGYEADDVIGTLAKKGEQEGYPVRILTGDRDSFQLVSERVQVMLPDGRLMNPQAVQEKYGVSVAQWVDYRSLVGDSSDNLPGAKGIGEKTAAKLLQEWGSLEGLYANLEALSPKVRASLEENRNNVRLSHSLSQIHTDVPLELDFRDCHRREPDRPALREALERLEFGSILRELNLLAAPPPTEEAAWPPPPDAFLGYTLDRAQPMWATWVGFAAFAQGKVYRGQPSLQELGRFPEIRSIAAKDLSVLALKEGVWVPPGDDPLLLAYLYDPSNTDPASTVRRYGAGDWNNEPVERAQAAHELWETLQRRIGENPQTEWLYREIEKPLSAVLARVEARGISLDPEYLLQLSEELSRDISYLEAQIHRLAGHAFNVNSRDQLEVVLYDELKLSASGRKTQTGKRSTAASALEELLGQHEIVDRILTYRELTKLKSTYLDPLPKLIHPKTGRLHTRFNQTGTATGRLSSVDPNLQNIPVRTEIGRRIRKAFRAAPGMKLIAADYSQIELRVLAHMSGDENLIRVFREGQDIHTQTAAWMFGLDLDRVGAEQRRAAKTINFGVLYGMSAHRLSNELSIPYAEAENFIERYFASYPRVRAWIEHVLAEARQKGYVETLFGRRRFVADLDSRIRSVREAAERMAFNMPVQGTAADLIKLAMVKLQPELERLGAHLVLQVHDELLVEAEESRVPEVSEAVRAVMQGAWQLEVPLEVGIGVGDNWLEAK from the coding sequence GTGGAGCAACCAACCTTGTTTTCTAGCGAAGCGTCCTCAGCCGAGCTACCGAGGCCGGATCGGATCTGGTTAGTGGATGGCCATCACCTGGCCTACCGCAGCTATTTTGCTTTCGAAAAACTCAGCACCTCGAGGGGCGAGCCTACCCAGGCGGTATTTGGCTTTTTGCGCACCCTGCTCAAACTGCTGAAAGAAGACGGCGACTGTGTGATCGTGGTCTTCGATCCGCCCACCAGAACCTTCCGCCACGACGCCTTCGAGGAGTACAAAGCCGGGCGGGCCCCCACCCCAGACGACTTCCACCCACAACTGGAAAAAATTAAGGAACTGGTCGATCTGCTGGGGCTCAGGCGGCTGGAGGTGCCCGGATACGAGGCCGACGATGTAATTGGCACGCTGGCCAAAAAAGGGGAACAGGAGGGCTACCCAGTACGCATTCTGACCGGCGACCGCGACAGCTTTCAGCTAGTCTCGGAGAGGGTGCAGGTCATGCTGCCGGACGGGCGGCTGATGAACCCTCAGGCGGTACAGGAAAAGTATGGGGTATCGGTAGCGCAATGGGTGGATTATCGCTCGCTGGTGGGGGATTCTTCCGACAACCTGCCGGGGGCAAAGGGTATTGGCGAGAAAACGGCGGCCAAGCTGTTGCAGGAATGGGGATCGCTGGAGGGGCTATATGCCAACCTGGAAGCCCTTTCGCCCAAGGTGCGGGCCAGCCTGGAGGAAAACCGCAATAACGTCCGGCTTTCCCATAGCCTCTCACAGATTCACACCGATGTGCCCCTCGAGCTCGATTTCCGCGACTGCCACCGCCGCGAGCCAGATCGCCCGGCCTTGCGCGAAGCGCTGGAGCGGCTCGAGTTTGGCTCCATTTTGCGCGAGTTGAATCTACTGGCAGCCCCACCCCCCACCGAGGAAGCAGCCTGGCCCCCGCCACCCGACGCCTTTTTGGGCTACACCCTCGACCGGGCCCAGCCCATGTGGGCCACCTGGGTAGGGTTCGCCGCTTTTGCACAGGGCAAGGTTTACCGGGGCCAACCCAGCCTGCAAGAGTTAGGGCGCTTCCCCGAAATTCGTAGCATCGCAGCTAAGGATTTGTCGGTACTGGCCCTCAAGGAAGGGGTCTGGGTGCCCCCTGGCGACGACCCCCTGCTGCTGGCCTACCTCTATGACCCCTCCAACACCGACCCCGCCAGCACCGTGCGGCGCTATGGCGCGGGCGACTGGAACAACGAGCCCGTAGAGCGGGCCCAGGCCGCCCATGAGCTGTGGGAAACCTTGCAACGCCGTATCGGCGAGAACCCCCAGACGGAGTGGCTCTACCGCGAGATCGAAAAACCCCTCTCGGCGGTGCTGGCAAGGGTGGAGGCTCGAGGTATCTCTCTCGATCCTGAGTATTTGTTGCAGCTCTCGGAGGAACTCAGTAGGGACATATCGTACCTGGAGGCGCAGATTCACCGCCTGGCCGGGCATGCTTTTAATGTGAACTCGAGGGATCAGCTCGAGGTTGTACTGTACGATGAACTCAAGCTCAGCGCCTCGGGCCGCAAAACCCAGACCGGCAAACGCTCTACGGCGGCCAGTGCGCTGGAAGAACTTCTGGGCCAGCACGAAATTGTAGACCGCATCCTCACCTACCGCGAACTCACCAAACTCAAAAGCACCTACCTCGACCCCCTGCCCAAGCTGATCCACCCCAAAACAGGCCGCCTGCACACCCGCTTCAACCAGACCGGCACCGCTACCGGACGGCTCTCCTCTGTTGACCCCAACCTGCAAAACATCCCGGTTCGCACCGAGATAGGCCGCCGCATCCGCAAGGCCTTCCGGGCCGCACCCGGTATGAAGCTCATCGCTGCGGATTACTCTCAAATCGAGCTGCGGGTGCTGGCCCATATGTCCGGCGACGAGAACCTGATCCGGGTCTTTCGCGAAGGCCAGGATATCCACACCCAGACCGCAGCCTGGATGTTCGGCCTTGATTTGGACAGGGTAGGGGCGGAGCAGCGCCGGGCCGCCAAGACCATTAACTTTGGGGTGCTCTATGGCATGTCGGCGCACCGTCTATCAAACGAGCTTTCCATTCCCTACGCCGAAGCCGAGAACTTCATCGAACGTTATTTTGCTTCTTACCCCAGGGTGCGGGCCTGGATTGAGCATGTACTGGCAGAGGCCCGTCAAAAAGGCTATGTCGAGACCCTGTTTGGCCGCCGACGCTTTGTGGCCGACCTGGACTCGCGCATTCGTAGCGTGCGGGAGGCTGCCGAGCGCATGGCCTTCAACATGCCGGTACAGGGTACAGCAGCCGATTTGATCAAACTGGCCATGGTCAAGCTACAACCCGAACTCGAGCGCCTGGGCGCCCACCTGGTGCTACAGGTGCACGACGAGCTTCTGGTCGAGGCCGAAGAAAGCCGGGTGCCGGAGGTATCGGAAGCAGTTCGGGCGGTGATGCAAGGGGCCTGGCAACTGGAGGTGCCCCTTGAAGTCGGCATAGGCGTAGGGGACAACTGGCTCGAGGCCAAGTAA
- a CDS encoding DUF1385 domain-containing protein — translation MMKAADAWALAVRLPNGQIHVERHEEEALTKKYPWARLPLIRGVVALWDAMSISYKSLSRSGELAGEEDEKISGAAMYGTLAVSLVIGLALFVWLPARLAGLLVDEERFRFLFYVVAGLFETAILIGYLVFIGRMKDMQRFFMYHGAEHKAIAAHEKGLELTVENVRAQPAYHPRCGTSFIAFTAVVGVFVYSFFPPLTVAWYWIIPRLLMIPVVAAVSFEVLRYSAAHQDPISQLFRWIGFKFQMLTVREPTDDMIEVAIESTKAALAQKPAEKPMVVA, via the coding sequence ATGATGAAAGCCGCCGATGCCTGGGCCCTGGCGGTGCGGCTGCCCAACGGCCAGATTCACGTGGAGCGGCACGAGGAGGAGGCCCTGACCAAGAAATACCCCTGGGCCCGCCTGCCCCTGATTCGGGGCGTGGTGGCTTTGTGGGACGCCATGAGCATCTCTTACAAATCGCTCTCGCGCAGCGGCGAGCTTGCGGGCGAGGAAGACGAAAAAATTTCTGGGGCGGCCATGTACGGCACCCTGGCCGTCTCGCTGGTGATTGGCCTGGCGCTCTTTGTCTGGCTGCCGGCCCGGCTGGCGGGGTTGCTGGTGGACGAGGAGCGGTTTCGCTTTTTGTTTTATGTGGTGGCTGGGCTTTTCGAGACCGCCATCCTGATTGGCTACCTGGTTTTTATTGGCCGCATGAAAGACATGCAGCGGTTCTTCATGTACCACGGGGCCGAGCACAAGGCCATCGCTGCCCACGAGAAGGGCCTCGAGCTCACCGTGGAAAATGTGCGGGCCCAGCCCGCCTACCACCCCCGTTGTGGCACAAGCTTCATTGCCTTTACGGCGGTGGTGGGGGTCTTCGTCTATAGCTTCTTCCCTCCCCTCACGGTGGCCTGGTACTGGATCATCCCGCGTTTGCTGATGATTCCGGTGGTGGCGGCAGTCTCGTTTGAGGTGTTGCGCTACTCGGCGGCCCACCAGGACCCCATCTCCCAGCTGTTCCGCTGGATTGGCTTCAAGTTCCAGATGCTCACCGTGCGCGAACCCACCGACGACATGATCGAGGTGGCCATCGAGAGCACCAAAGCTGCCCTGGCCCAAAAACCTGCGGAAAAACCGATGGTTGTAGCCTGA
- a CDS encoding enoyl-CoA hydratase/isomerase family protein yields the protein MPEFEYLTYRVEENLGIVTINRPQALNALNQDVLIELAAVTEVITQDPEVKVAIFTGEGKAFVAGADIGQIADLQDVFAAREFAIMGQSVFNEIAALPVPSIAAINGFALGGGLELALACDLRVASHKAKLGLPEVGLGIIPGFGGTQRLPRLVGRGRAFDLIFTGRHVSAEEALSLGLVNRVGEDALQTAKELAAAILKNGPVALALAKEAVGRGENLDLQEALEIEADLFGLACATKDMREGTRAFLEKRPAQFKGE from the coding sequence ATGCCCGAATTTGAGTACTTAACCTACCGGGTGGAAGAAAACCTGGGCATCGTCACCATCAATCGTCCCCAGGCCCTCAACGCGCTCAACCAGGATGTGCTCATTGAGCTGGCCGCCGTCACCGAGGTCATCACCCAGGATCCCGAGGTCAAGGTAGCCATCTTCACCGGGGAGGGCAAGGCTTTTGTGGCCGGGGCCGACATCGGGCAGATTGCCGACCTGCAAGACGTGTTCGCAGCCCGGGAGTTCGCCATTATGGGCCAGTCGGTCTTCAACGAGATCGCGGCCCTGCCGGTGCCCAGCATCGCCGCCATCAACGGCTTTGCCCTGGGAGGGGGCCTCGAGTTAGCCCTGGCTTGCGACCTGCGGGTAGCCAGCCATAAAGCCAAGCTGGGGCTTCCCGAGGTGGGCCTGGGTATCATCCCCGGCTTTGGCGGAACCCAGCGTCTGCCGCGCCTCGTGGGCCGGGGAAGGGCCTTTGATCTTATCTTTACCGGACGTCACGTCAGCGCTGAAGAAGCCCTGAGTCTGGGTCTGGTCAACCGGGTAGGCGAGGACGCTTTGCAAACCGCCAAAGAACTGGCCGCGGCCATCCTGAAAAACGGCCCAGTGGCCCTGGCTTTGGCCAAGGAAGCCGTCGGACGGGGTGAAAACCTGGACTTGCAGGAGGCGCTGGAGATTGAGGCCGATCTGTTCGGCCTGGCCTGCGCTACCAAGGACATGCGCGAGGGCACCCGGGCCTTCCTGGAAAAGCGCCCCGCACAGTTCAAGGGCGAGTAA
- a CDS encoding exonuclease SbcCD subunit D, whose translation MRILHTADWHLGKVLKGRERTPEIRQALQGLLGLVRSERIDLVLVAGDLFDRSVVSTEAEAAAFEFFMGLRELKVPALVIAGNHDSRERLEALSPLLSLTGATVFGNMRFVEEGGVARSNGAKVALLPFLSERRLVKAHHLLNGDTAQWKGIYSEGMRQVIAHLAQGCDAGINLFMAHLTVEGAKLGGGEFTFYTTNSYALPAAHFPLNLSYVALGHLHRQQRVSEAPESWYAGSLIQLDFGESENSPRGALIVEVEPGLRPRVHEVKERWGKPLKTFRFSRDSLDRRWNEIRDFPGYSKVVIEGKGNPALRERMFKELPDLLEVEFHAPDVQEAGPAVVAVENLDWVEAYAQYRQEATASEASPELLDAFRQIYEEVHAASNQ comes from the coding sequence ATGCGGATTCTGCACACAGCAGACTGGCACCTGGGTAAGGTGCTTAAAGGACGGGAGCGAACCCCCGAAATTCGACAGGCCCTGCAGGGTTTGCTGGGGTTGGTGCGCTCGGAGCGCATAGACCTGGTACTGGTAGCGGGCGATCTATTCGACCGCAGCGTGGTGTCCACCGAGGCCGAGGCGGCGGCCTTCGAGTTTTTTATGGGGTTGCGGGAGCTCAAGGTGCCGGCGCTGGTCATCGCCGGTAACCACGACAGCCGCGAACGCCTCGAGGCCCTCTCGCCCCTGCTCTCGCTCACCGGAGCGACCGTGTTTGGCAACATGCGCTTTGTCGAGGAGGGGGGGGTGGCCAGGAGCAACGGGGCGAAGGTAGCCCTGCTCCCCTTCCTCTCGGAGCGCCGGCTGGTTAAGGCGCACCACCTTTTGAACGGCGATACCGCGCAGTGGAAAGGCATCTATTCTGAGGGTATGCGCCAGGTCATTGCCCACCTCGCGCAAGGCTGTGATGCAGGTATCAACCTGTTCATGGCCCACCTGACCGTAGAAGGCGCCAAGCTGGGCGGGGGTGAGTTCACTTTCTATACCACCAACAGCTACGCCCTTCCGGCAGCGCATTTTCCCCTGAACCTGAGCTATGTTGCGCTGGGGCATTTGCACCGCCAGCAACGGGTAAGCGAGGCCCCCGAGAGCTGGTATGCCGGCTCACTCATCCAGCTCGACTTTGGCGAGAGCGAGAACAGCCCCCGCGGTGCCCTGATTGTGGAAGTTGAGCCAGGGCTACGCCCCAGGGTACATGAGGTGAAAGAACGCTGGGGCAAGCCGCTCAAAACCTTCCGGTTCAGCCGGGACTCGCTGGATCGGCGCTGGAACGAAATACGGGACTTCCCTGGCTACAGCAAGGTGGTGATTGAAGGCAAGGGCAACCCAGCCCTGCGCGAACGCATGTTCAAAGAGCTACCGGATTTGCTCGAGGTCGAGTTCCACGCCCCCGATGTGCAGGAAGCCGGCCCAGCCGTGGTCGCGGTGGAAAACCTGGACTGGGTGGAGGCTTATGCCCAGTACCGTCAGGAGGCCACCGCTAGCGAGGCCAGCCCCGAGTTGCTGGACGCTTTCAGGCAAATCTACGAA
- a CDS encoding phosphohydrolase → MNERTVQVTQPKAKLYVEADLAIREGLQRYPKALAAYDMLTSDAEARGHWDMANYITVRKLGYNDHGRVHALLTGAASVTILQLLTDHGVKPDVMESGVGDLDDTFLTVLLSTMLHDIGNQVHRARHESFSVTLAIPILDRILEKLYRDPEQRIELRAFMLHSIYCHDLEPEPLTIEAGITAVADGTDITKGRGRKAFALGSVDIHSISALAVDEVQILKGEQVPVEIRVVMNNSAGIFQVEEVLTKKVLRSPIRDYVTVIASTHDTEHDQRIIRRVRLHESEPRFTLD, encoded by the coding sequence ATGAACGAGCGCACCGTTCAGGTCACCCAGCCCAAGGCCAAGCTATACGTTGAGGCCGACCTGGCCATACGGGAGGGCTTGCAGCGTTATCCCAAGGCGCTTGCGGCCTACGATATGCTGACCTCCGATGCCGAAGCCCGGGGCCACTGGGACATGGCCAACTACATCACCGTGCGTAAGCTGGGTTACAACGACCACGGACGGGTGCACGCGCTCTTGACGGGGGCCGCCAGCGTCACTATCCTGCAACTCCTCACCGACCACGGGGTCAAACCCGATGTGATGGAAAGCGGGGTTGGCGACCTCGATGACACATTCCTGACCGTGCTGCTCTCCACCATGCTGCACGACATTGGCAACCAGGTACACCGCGCACGCCACGAGTCCTTCAGTGTAACGCTGGCCATTCCCATCCTGGACAGAATTTTAGAAAAGCTCTACCGCGACCCCGAACAGCGCATCGAGCTCAGGGCCTTCATGCTCCACTCCATCTACTGCCACGATTTGGAGCCCGAACCCCTCACCATCGAAGCAGGCATAACTGCCGTAGCCGACGGCACCGACATCACCAAAGGCCGGGGGCGCAAGGCCTTTGCCCTGGGTTCGGTGGACATCCACTCCATCAGCGCCCTGGCGGTGGACGAAGTACAGATTTTGAAGGGCGAACAGGTTCCGGTAGAAATCCGGGTGGTTATGAACAACTCTGCAGGCATTTTCCAGGTCGAAGAGGTTTTGACCAAAAAGGTACTGCGCAGCCCCATCCGCGACTACGTGACGGTGATTGCCAGCACCCACGACACCGAACATGACCAGCGCATCATCCGCCGGGTACGCCTGCACGAGTCGGAACCCCGCTTCACCCTGGACTGA
- a CDS encoding Fur family transcriptional regulator: MAKTKERESYRSRLKAVGLRHTLPRERILAYLDRKSTHPTPEELYHGLKKKGYNIGLSTVYLNLQVLRDAGLLWEFKDQKGNTRYDGFDERHHHLFCLQCGNIEDVLVKDLPEFDPEPIKKAIEAKNGWFVEEARLELRGVCPECQ, encoded by the coding sequence ATGGCAAAGACCAAAGAGCGGGAAAGCTACAGGTCGCGGTTAAAGGCAGTCGGACTGCGCCATACCTTGCCCAGGGAACGGATACTGGCCTACCTCGACCGCAAAAGCACCCACCCTACGCCAGAAGAGCTATACCACGGTCTGAAAAAGAAAGGCTACAACATCGGGCTCTCAACGGTCTACCTGAACCTCCAGGTGCTGCGCGACGCGGGTCTTTTGTGGGAGTTCAAGGATCAGAAGGGCAATACGCGCTACGATGGCTTCGACGAGCGACATCATCATCTTTTCTGCCTCCAGTGCGGCAACATAGAAGATGTGCTGGTCAAAGACCTACCTGAGTTCGATCCCGAGCCCATCAAGAAAGCAATAGAAGCCAAAAATGGCTGGTTTGTGGAAGAAGCCCGCCTCGAGCTGCGCGGGGTCTGCCCGGAATGCCAGTAG